From one Conyzicola nivalis genomic stretch:
- the rsmH gene encoding 16S rRNA (cytosine(1402)-N(4))-methyltransferase RsmH — protein sequence MSDNDIHTPVNLERSIELLSPALERDGAVLVDATLGMGGHAEAFLTRFPGITFVGIDRDTDALAIAGKRLAPFGDRVHLVHAVYDEIPDALDALGIPEVSAYLFDLGVSSLQLDEVDRGFSYSKDAPLDMRMDATSPLTAERILAEYSEFELRRIFYDYGEEKLAPRYASKIVQRREIEPFVRSSQLVEVIIAATPAAVQRAGHPAKRVFQALRIEVNQELAVLERAIPAAIDTLEVGGRIVVLSYQSLEDRIVKRILAARSASTAPAGLPVELPEHRPELKLLVRGAELASEAEKAANPRATPVRLRAAERLRRIT from the coding sequence ATGAGCGACAACGACATCCACACCCCGGTGAACCTCGAGCGCAGCATCGAGCTCCTAAGCCCCGCGCTCGAACGTGACGGAGCCGTCCTCGTCGACGCCACCCTGGGAATGGGCGGACACGCCGAGGCCTTCCTTACGCGCTTCCCCGGCATCACCTTCGTCGGCATCGACCGCGACACCGACGCGCTGGCGATCGCGGGGAAGCGTCTCGCGCCGTTCGGCGACCGGGTGCACCTCGTGCACGCCGTCTACGACGAGATCCCCGACGCGCTCGACGCCCTCGGCATCCCCGAGGTGTCCGCCTACCTCTTCGACCTCGGCGTCTCGTCGCTGCAGCTCGACGAGGTCGACCGCGGCTTCTCCTACTCCAAGGACGCCCCGCTGGACATGCGTATGGATGCGACGTCGCCGCTCACCGCGGAGCGCATCCTCGCCGAGTACAGCGAATTCGAACTTCGTCGGATCTTCTATGACTACGGCGAGGAGAAGCTCGCCCCTCGCTACGCGAGCAAGATCGTGCAGCGTCGCGAGATCGAACCGTTCGTTCGTTCGTCGCAGCTCGTCGAGGTCATCATCGCCGCGACGCCGGCGGCGGTGCAGCGAGCAGGTCACCCCGCGAAGCGGGTGTTCCAGGCCCTCCGCATCGAGGTGAACCAGGAGCTCGCCGTGCTTGAGCGCGCCATTCCCGCGGCGATCGACACGCTCGAGGTCGGCGGCCGCATCGTCGTGCTCTCCTACCAGTCGCTCGAGGACCGCATCGTCAAGCGCATCCTCGCGGCCCGATCGGCATCGACCGCGCCCGCCGGACTGCCGGTCGAGCTTCCCGAACACCGCCCTGAACTCAAGCTGCTCGTTCGCGGAGCCGAACTCGCGTCCGAGGCCGAAAAGGCCGCCAACCCCCGAGCGACACCCGTGCGACTGCGCGCCGCCGAACGACTGAGGAGAATCACGTGA
- a CDS encoding peptidoglycan D,D-transpeptidase FtsI family protein, whose product MNDARKTKRRTALAVLAIFAVVALFVVRLVDIQVVSAAELNKESLSKRSVSQTTYGSRGNIVDTNGNVLADSVDRFDITASPLLVNTFERETDDGASSVEVPVTDAIAELSVATGATVADITTALTEKPGSNFAYVAKSVTLEQLTAVRALGIPWVYDVLHPSRTYPMGSVAGNLVGFIGTDGPQNGLEVTQDTCVGSANGTSTYERGADGIRIPGSTVTTKEASDGGTLKLTIDSDFQWYAQQTLAQRSMELGADWGTIVVVRVSDGHLMAVADYPSVDPNNVDGVSSSDLGSRAFSSPFEPGSTMKSLTIASLLDAGTITPTTTVNVPGRRDLGNGQSIKDSWAHGDIRYTATGILTNSSNIGTSYLTDSLPNKEARRDYMTKFGLNSLTAVNFQGESSGLILPTSQWDAVTNYAVQFGQGMTATSAQMASAYQALGNNGVRMPLTLVEGCTLPDGTVTGLPSTEGTRVVSESAADTTVAMMENVVNQGSLKNALTIPGYNVAAKTGTAEVADASGYGSDRIISIAGLVPAEAPEYAIVVTFAKPDTMKTSGAVASTFKKITTQVIKTFKIAPSTVPPTQFPLNY is encoded by the coding sequence GTGAACGACGCTCGCAAGACCAAACGACGCACGGCGCTGGCGGTTCTCGCCATTTTCGCTGTCGTCGCTCTGTTTGTGGTGCGCCTCGTCGACATCCAGGTCGTGAGCGCCGCAGAACTCAACAAGGAATCGTTGAGCAAGCGGTCGGTGAGCCAGACGACCTACGGTTCCCGCGGCAACATCGTCGACACCAACGGCAACGTCCTCGCCGACAGCGTCGACCGGTTCGACATCACCGCGAGCCCTCTGCTCGTGAATACCTTCGAGCGCGAGACCGACGACGGCGCGTCGAGCGTCGAGGTTCCCGTCACCGACGCCATCGCCGAATTGTCGGTCGCGACCGGCGCCACCGTCGCCGACATCACGACCGCCCTCACCGAGAAGCCCGGCTCGAACTTCGCCTACGTGGCCAAGTCGGTGACGCTCGAACAGCTCACCGCGGTGCGCGCGCTCGGCATCCCCTGGGTCTACGACGTCCTGCACCCGAGCCGCACCTACCCGATGGGCAGCGTGGCCGGCAACCTCGTGGGCTTCATCGGAACCGACGGCCCGCAGAACGGCCTGGAAGTCACGCAGGACACGTGCGTCGGCAGCGCCAACGGGACCTCCACCTACGAGCGTGGGGCCGACGGCATCCGAATCCCCGGCAGCACGGTCACGACCAAGGAAGCCAGCGACGGCGGCACCCTCAAGCTCACGATCGACAGCGACTTCCAGTGGTACGCCCAGCAGACCCTCGCCCAGCGCTCGATGGAACTCGGCGCCGACTGGGGGACCATCGTCGTCGTCCGTGTGAGCGACGGGCACCTGATGGCCGTCGCCGACTACCCCTCGGTCGACCCGAACAACGTCGACGGTGTCTCGAGCAGCGACCTCGGGTCGCGCGCGTTCAGCTCACCGTTCGAGCCGGGCTCCACCATGAAGTCGCTCACCATAGCGTCGCTGCTCGACGCCGGCACCATCACACCGACGACCACGGTCAACGTGCCCGGCCGACGCGACCTCGGCAACGGCCAGTCGATCAAGGACTCCTGGGCGCACGGCGACATCCGCTACACGGCGACGGGCATCCTCACGAACTCGTCCAACATCGGCACGTCGTACCTCACCGACTCGCTGCCCAACAAGGAAGCGCGTCGCGACTACATGACGAAGTTCGGGTTGAACTCGCTCACCGCGGTGAACTTCCAGGGCGAATCATCCGGTCTCATCCTCCCCACCAGCCAGTGGGACGCCGTCACCAACTACGCCGTGCAGTTCGGCCAGGGCATGACGGCGACCTCGGCGCAGATGGCCTCGGCCTATCAGGCGCTCGGCAACAACGGCGTCCGCATGCCGCTGACCCTCGTCGAGGGCTGCACGCTCCCTGACGGCACGGTGACCGGACTGCCGTCGACCGAGGGAACCCGGGTCGTCTCCGAAAGCGCCGCCGACACGACGGTCGCGATGATGGAGAACGTCGTCAACCAGGGCAGCCTGAAGAACGCGCTCACCATCCCCGGCTACAACGTGGCGGCGAAGACCGGAACCGCCGAGGTCGCGGACGCCAGCGGTTACGGCAGCGACCGCATCATCTCGATCGCCGGTCTCGTTCCGGCCGAGGCGCCCGAGTACGCGATTGTGGTCACCTTTGCCAAGCCGGATACCATGAAGACATCGGGCGCCGTGGCGTCCACGTTCAAGAAGATCACGACACAGGTGATCAAGACCTTCAAGATCGCACCCTCGACGGTGCCGCCCACGCAGTTCCCGCTCAACTACTGA
- a CDS encoding Mur ligase family protein: MRNENRVTARIPPVLRPEHPSARSLAELASAFGLDHRGSLDTVEITGVTLSTADLHPGDLYIGMPGAHSHGASYAERAKEGGAVAVLTDAAGAELAASSGLPILVVDSPRAALGEISAWVYRTNEHPPLLFATTGTNGKTSTSYLLEGILKQLGLVTGLSSTAERHIGDLTVVSRLTTPEASEMHALLARMRESEVRAVVVEVSAQALSRNRVDGLLFDVVAFTNLSHDHLDDYADMEEYFYAKLPLFQPDRGKRGVVSLDSPYGQRVVDESRIPLTTISSTPGVVGEWNVDITAEEAAYTAFTLTGPEGRSLSSRVPIIGRHMAANGALAIVMLVEAGFELEAIGQALEPSEDNPEGGIDAYLPGRTERVSGDRGPSVFVDFGHSPDAFLNTLDAVRTFTTGKVIMVFGADGDRDATKRHEMARVASEGSDILVITDHHPRFENAASIRATLVEGAALAEHQAELHEVSPPEKAIRVAVSLAQEGDSILWAGPGHQDYRDIEGVRTPYSAREEARAALREAGWDEAGRV; encoded by the coding sequence ATGAGAAATGAGAATCGCGTGACCGCCAGGATCCCCCCGGTACTTCGACCGGAGCATCCGTCGGCCCGATCTCTCGCCGAGCTCGCGAGCGCGTTCGGTCTCGACCACCGCGGTTCGCTCGACACTGTGGAGATCACGGGAGTGACTCTCTCCACCGCCGACCTGCACCCCGGCGACCTCTACATCGGCATGCCGGGCGCCCACAGCCACGGTGCCAGCTACGCCGAGCGTGCCAAGGAGGGCGGCGCCGTCGCCGTGCTGACCGACGCCGCGGGGGCCGAACTGGCCGCCTCGTCCGGGCTCCCCATCCTCGTCGTCGATTCGCCGCGCGCCGCGCTCGGCGAGATTTCCGCCTGGGTCTACCGCACCAACGAGCACCCGCCGCTGCTGTTCGCCACGACGGGCACCAACGGCAAGACCTCCACGTCGTACCTGCTCGAGGGCATCCTCAAGCAGCTCGGCCTCGTGACCGGGCTCAGCTCCACGGCCGAGCGCCACATCGGCGACCTCACCGTGGTGAGCCGCCTCACGACCCCCGAGGCCAGCGAGATGCACGCCCTGCTCGCCCGCATGCGCGAGAGCGAGGTGCGCGCCGTCGTCGTCGAGGTGAGCGCCCAGGCCCTCAGCCGCAACCGCGTCGACGGACTGCTGTTCGACGTCGTCGCGTTCACGAACCTGAGCCACGACCACCTCGACGACTACGCCGACATGGAGGAGTACTTCTACGCGAAGCTCCCGCTCTTCCAGCCCGACCGCGGAAAGCGCGGCGTCGTCTCGCTCGACTCGCCCTACGGCCAGCGTGTCGTCGACGAGTCGCGCATCCCGCTCACGACAATCTCGTCGACCCCCGGCGTCGTGGGGGAGTGGAACGTCGACATCACGGCCGAGGAGGCCGCGTACACCGCGTTCACCCTCACCGGCCCCGAGGGCCGTTCGCTATCGAGCCGGGTTCCGATCATCGGCCGCCACATGGCCGCCAACGGCGCGCTCGCCATCGTGATGCTCGTCGAGGCGGGTTTCGAACTCGAGGCCATCGGCCAGGCCCTCGAGCCGAGCGAGGACAACCCGGAGGGCGGCATCGACGCCTACCTCCCCGGCCGCACGGAGCGCGTCTCGGGCGACCGCGGGCCCAGCGTCTTCGTCGACTTCGGCCACAGCCCCGATGCGTTCCTCAACACCCTCGATGCCGTGCGCACCTTCACCACCGGCAAGGTCATCATGGTGTTCGGCGCCGACGGCGACCGCGACGCGACCAAGCGGCACGAGATGGCGCGGGTCGCATCCGAGGGTTCCGACATCCTCGTGATCACCGACCACCACCCCCGTTTCGAGAACGCGGCCTCGATCCGCGCGACCCTCGTCGAGGGTGCGGCTCTTGCCGAGCATCAGGCCGAACTGCACGAGGTGAGCCCGCCGGAGAAGGCGATCCGCGTCGCCGTGTCGCTCGCTCAGGAGGGTGATTCGATCCTCTGGGCCGGCCCCGGACACCAGGACTACCGCGACATCGAGGGCGTACGCACGCCCTACTCGGCACGCGAAGAGGCCCGCGCGGCCCTGCGCGAAGCCGGCTGGGACGAAGCCGGCCGGGTGTGA
- the mraY gene encoding phospho-N-acetylmuramoyl-pentapeptide-transferase → MIALLTGAGFSLIFTLLTTPLFIKLFNRIGWGQFIRDDGPQSHHAKRGTPTMGGIVFIIGAVLGYFVGHLVADAPFTLVAFLVMFLMVGLGAVGFLDDFLKTRNQRSLGLGGWSKILGQVIVAAIFAAIALNFPDENNLTPVSKMLDGVQHTYISFVRDIEWLDFATFGLIGGGILFALWSIIIVVSASNGVNVADGLDGLATGASILAITSYIFIGFWQNNQSCFNPNVYDDVDLAFKCYQVRDPLDLAVIAACIVGSLIGFLWWNTSPAQIFMGDTGSLGLGGALAALAILTRTDLLLVFIGGLFLIVTGSVILQRAYFKITKGKRIFLMSPLHHHFELKGWAEITVVVRFWIIAGLFVAAGVGIFYLEWATARP, encoded by the coding sequence ATGATCGCGCTCCTCACGGGGGCGGGCTTCTCGCTCATCTTCACGCTGCTCACCACACCGCTGTTCATCAAGCTGTTCAACCGCATCGGGTGGGGCCAGTTCATCCGCGACGACGGCCCCCAGTCGCACCACGCCAAGCGCGGCACACCGACGATGGGCGGCATCGTCTTCATCATCGGCGCGGTGCTCGGCTACTTCGTCGGTCACCTCGTCGCGGACGCGCCGTTCACGCTCGTCGCGTTCCTCGTGATGTTCCTCATGGTGGGCCTCGGTGCCGTCGGCTTCCTCGACGACTTCCTGAAGACGCGCAACCAGCGCAGCCTCGGCCTCGGTGGCTGGTCGAAGATCCTCGGCCAAGTGATTGTCGCAGCGATCTTCGCCGCGATCGCGCTGAACTTCCCCGACGAGAACAATCTGACCCCGGTCTCCAAGATGCTCGACGGGGTGCAGCACACCTACATCTCGTTCGTGCGTGACATCGAGTGGCTCGACTTCGCGACCTTCGGCCTGATCGGCGGCGGGATCCTGTTCGCCCTCTGGTCGATCATCATCGTGGTGAGCGCCTCGAACGGCGTCAACGTCGCCGACGGTCTCGACGGCCTGGCAACCGGGGCCTCGATCCTTGCCATCACGTCGTACATCTTCATCGGCTTCTGGCAGAACAACCAGTCGTGCTTCAACCCCAATGTCTACGACGACGTCGACCTCGCGTTCAAGTGCTACCAGGTGCGTGACCCGCTCGACCTCGCCGTCATCGCGGCGTGCATCGTGGGAAGCCTCATCGGATTCCTCTGGTGGAACACCAGCCCCGCGCAGATCTTCATGGGCGACACCGGCTCGCTCGGCCTCGGCGGCGCCCTCGCGGCCCTCGCGATCCTCACCCGCACCGACCTCCTCCTCGTGTTCATCGGCGGCCTGTTCCTCATCGTCACCGGTTCGGTGATCCTGCAGCGGGCATACTTCAAGATCACCAAGGGCAAGCGCATCTTCCTGATGAGCCCCCTCCACCACCACTTCGAACTCAAGGGCTGGGCCGAGATCACCGTCGTGGTGAGGTTCTGGATTATCGCGGGCCTCTTCGTCGCCGCCGGCGTCGGAATCTTCTACCTCGAATGGGCGACAGCGCGACCGTGA
- the murD gene encoding UDP-N-acetylmuramoyl-L-alanine--D-glutamate ligase: MGDSATVTDLTTLTSWHSDWEGLRVAVLGLGMTGFAAADTLVELGAEVLVVAASAPAETADLLDVIGAELLHEPNLDTVPQRLADFAPELVIVSPGFHPDHALLLWAAAAGIAVWGDIELAWRVRDKVRAAEWITVTGTNGKTTTVQLTAHLLATAGHRVAAVGNIGVPVLDAVRDPIGFDVLVVELSSYQLHWINQTPEGAISPFASVCLNLADDHLDWHGSADAYAAAKGKVYDNTRVACVYNLDDDATRHMVEEADVVEGCRAIGFGLGAPGPSDLGIVDGIIVDRAFHDDRRNSAFELTTHGELAQAGLTAPHSVANVLAASALVRAFGVAPAVVREAIATFRIDHHRTETVLESDGVLWVDDSKATNPHAAQAALLAFDPIVWVVGGLLKGVDIDPLVEQNVKRLRAAIIIGEDRLALRSAFARHAPSLPVFEVQATETDGVMPQVVRFAIAAAQPGDTVLLAPAAASMDQFDSYSDRGRQFAAAVHDQTRTTNPGGAADDDDTRSGHEPGPDTTAA; this comes from the coding sequence ATGGGCGACAGCGCGACCGTGACGGATCTGACAACACTCACGAGCTGGCACTCCGACTGGGAGGGCCTGCGCGTAGCCGTGCTGGGGCTCGGGATGACCGGGTTCGCCGCGGCAGACACGCTCGTCGAACTCGGCGCCGAGGTGCTCGTCGTCGCGGCCAGCGCTCCCGCGGAGACGGCCGACCTGCTCGACGTGATCGGCGCCGAGCTCTTGCACGAGCCGAACCTCGATACCGTTCCGCAGCGGCTCGCCGACTTCGCCCCCGAACTCGTGATCGTCTCGCCGGGCTTCCACCCCGACCACGCCCTCCTGTTGTGGGCGGCGGCCGCGGGCATCGCCGTATGGGGCGACATAGAACTCGCCTGGCGGGTGCGCGACAAGGTGCGCGCCGCCGAGTGGATCACCGTCACCGGAACCAACGGCAAGACCACGACCGTGCAGCTCACGGCCCACCTGCTCGCCACGGCCGGCCACCGCGTCGCCGCGGTGGGCAACATCGGGGTACCCGTGCTCGACGCGGTGCGCGACCCGATCGGCTTCGACGTGCTCGTCGTCGAGCTGTCGAGCTATCAGCTGCACTGGATCAACCAGACTCCCGAGGGGGCGATCTCGCCGTTCGCGAGCGTCTGCCTGAACCTCGCGGACGACCACCTCGACTGGCACGGCTCGGCCGACGCCTACGCCGCGGCCAAGGGCAAGGTCTACGACAACACGCGCGTCGCCTGCGTCTACAACCTCGACGACGACGCGACGCGGCACATGGTCGAAGAGGCCGACGTGGTCGAAGGATGCCGCGCCATTGGCTTCGGACTCGGTGCGCCCGGCCCCAGCGACCTCGGCATCGTCGACGGCATCATCGTGGACCGTGCGTTCCACGACGACCGCCGCAACTCCGCGTTCGAGCTCACCACCCACGGCGAGTTGGCGCAGGCGGGACTCACGGCGCCGCACTCCGTTGCGAACGTGCTCGCGGCATCCGCCCTCGTGCGCGCCTTCGGGGTCGCCCCCGCGGTCGTCCGCGAGGCCATCGCGACCTTCCGAATCGACCACCACCGCACCGAGACGGTGCTCGAGTCCGACGGCGTGCTCTGGGTCGACGACTCCAAGGCCACCAATCCGCACGCTGCGCAGGCCGCCCTGCTCGCGTTCGACCCGATCGTCTGGGTCGTCGGCGGACTGCTCAAGGGCGTCGACATCGACCCGCTCGTCGAACAGAACGTCAAGCGGCTGCGGGCCGCGATCATCATCGGCGAGGATCGGCTGGCGCTTCGCTCGGCATTCGCGCGACACGCGCCCTCCCTCCCGGTGTTTGAGGTTCAGGCAACCGAGACTGATGGGGTAATGCCGCAGGTCGTGCGATTCGCGATCGCGGCCGCTCAGCCCGGCGACACGGTCCTCCTGGCACCGGCCGCAGCATCCATGGACCAGTTCGACAGCTATTCCGACCGCGGCAGACAGTTCGCCGCAGCGGTGCACGACCAGACGAGAACCACGAACCCAGGAGGTGCAGCGGATGACGACGACACGCGATCCGGGCACGAACCGGGCCCGGACACCACGGCCGCCTGA
- the ftsW gene encoding putative lipid II flippase FtsW: MTTTRDPGTNRARTPRPPEPTESNEPNGSNRRTAPPKTDSPKTDSGPAVVVGVRKLFQAETPNYFLLLGTTIFLVAFGLVMVLSSSSVESHLESDDFFASFSKQGLFALIGVPFMLVASRMPITFWKRWAWPAIFVGMGLQLLVFVPGIGWGYGGNQNWIRIGNISAQPSEVLKLAVIVWIAFILTTKPGVMGNWKQLVLTIGPVAGAAIGLVLFGQDLGTVVVMALIVYACLFIAGVKLSWLVTSAVLIGTFGILFAFSGESRTERINAWINGCTTAQYETFCWQPTHGKWALASGGFFGVGLGNSKAKWSWLPEADNDYIFAIIGEELGLIGAVVVLVLFIVLAFAFIRVIRSNNDPFARIVTAGVGIWIVGQAFINIAVVLGVLPVLGVPLPLISAGGSALIATLLAIGVVLSFAREPSTAPDAPLAPGPRTAGSPRGRRQTPQAPTVAQTPAERSRLAAAERARSSQRAQASQRTQASQNRTTR; this comes from the coding sequence ATGACGACGACACGCGATCCGGGCACGAACCGGGCCCGGACACCACGGCCGCCTGAGCCGACTGAGTCGAACGAACCGAACGGTTCGAACCGGCGAACGGCTCCGCCCAAGACCGACTCGCCCAAGACCGACTCGGGGCCGGCCGTCGTCGTCGGAGTGCGCAAGCTGTTCCAGGCGGAGACACCCAACTACTTCCTGCTGCTCGGCACCACGATCTTCCTGGTGGCCTTCGGGCTCGTGATGGTGCTGTCGTCGTCGTCGGTGGAGTCGCACCTCGAGAGCGACGACTTCTTCGCCTCGTTCTCGAAGCAGGGCCTCTTCGCGCTGATCGGCGTGCCGTTTATGCTCGTCGCCTCCCGCATGCCGATCACCTTCTGGAAGCGCTGGGCCTGGCCCGCGATCTTCGTCGGCATGGGCCTGCAGCTGCTCGTCTTCGTGCCGGGAATCGGCTGGGGCTACGGCGGCAACCAGAACTGGATCCGGATCGGTAACATCAGCGCGCAGCCCTCCGAGGTCCTGAAGCTGGCCGTGATCGTCTGGATCGCCTTCATCCTCACCACCAAGCCGGGCGTTATGGGCAACTGGAAGCAGCTGGTGCTCACCATCGGCCCCGTCGCGGGCGCGGCCATCGGCCTCGTGCTGTTCGGCCAGGACCTCGGCACCGTGGTCGTCATGGCGCTGATCGTCTACGCCTGCCTCTTCATCGCGGGCGTCAAACTCAGCTGGCTCGTGACCTCCGCGGTGCTCATCGGCACCTTCGGCATCCTCTTCGCCTTCTCCGGCGAGTCCCGCACCGAGCGCATCAACGCCTGGATCAACGGCTGCACCACCGCCCAGTACGAGACCTTCTGCTGGCAACCGACACACGGCAAGTGGGCGCTCGCGTCCGGCGGCTTCTTCGGCGTCGGGCTCGGCAACTCCAAGGCCAAGTGGTCGTGGCTGCCCGAGGCGGACAACGACTACATCTTTGCGATCATCGGCGAAGAACTCGGCCTCATCGGCGCGGTCGTGGTGCTCGTGCTGTTCATCGTGCTGGCCTTCGCGTTCATCCGCGTCATCCGCTCGAACAACGACCCCTTCGCGCGCATCGTAACCGCGGGCGTCGGCATCTGGATCGTCGGACAGGCTTTCATCAACATCGCCGTGGTGCTCGGCGTGCTCCCGGTGCTCGGGGTGCCGCTGCCGCTCATCTCCGCCGGCGGGTCCGCGCTCATCGCGACGCTGCTCGCTATCGGTGTGGTGCTGTCGTTCGCGCGGGAACCGTCGACCGCTCCCGATGCGCCCCTCGCTCCCGGCCCGCGCACCGCCGGCTCCCCGCGCGGGCGTCGACAGACCCCGCAGGCCCCGACGGTCGCGCAGACCCCGGCCGAACGCTCGCGCCTCGCTGCCGCCGAGCGCGCCCGAAGCTCCCAGCGCGCGCAGGCCTCGCAGCGCACCCAAGCCTCACAGAATCGAACCACCCGTTGA
- a CDS encoding UDP-N-acetylglucosamine--N-acetylmuramyl-(pentapeptide) pyrophosphoryl-undecaprenol N-acetylglucosamine transferase encodes MTTYLLAGGGTAGHVNPLLATADRIVDRHPESSVLVLGTKEGLEARLVPLRGYELLTIARLPFPRRPNAAALRFPKAFANAVAETRAIIRDRGVDVVVGFGGYASAPAYIAAWREKVPLVVHEANAKPGIANRLGSWVTDYVGVAFASTRLRHRRLVGMPLRREVETLDRHAERAAAIRYFKLDETKPTLLVTGGSSGARSVNATVSNAIALILGAGWQVVHIAGAKSEVVDPGLAGYRLLKYCDRMELAMAVADLAVSRAGSATVSEFSAVGVPAVYVPYPVGNGEQRFNAADAVAAGGALLVSDADFTPDWVLSMLVPLLLDRALIAEMAASVTSVGMLDGADRMVDLIDVALTDTALTEPTAEK; translated from the coding sequence TTGACCACCTATCTCCTCGCGGGCGGTGGAACGGCCGGACACGTCAACCCGCTCCTGGCCACCGCCGACCGCATCGTCGACCGTCACCCCGAATCATCCGTTCTCGTGCTCGGAACCAAGGAGGGACTCGAGGCGCGCCTCGTGCCCCTGCGTGGCTATGAACTGCTGACAATCGCCCGACTGCCCTTCCCCCGGCGACCGAACGCGGCCGCGCTGCGCTTCCCGAAGGCGTTCGCGAATGCCGTCGCCGAGACGCGGGCCATCATCCGCGACCGCGGGGTCGACGTCGTCGTCGGGTTCGGCGGGTACGCCTCCGCGCCGGCCTACATCGCGGCCTGGCGCGAGAAGGTGCCCCTTGTCGTGCACGAGGCCAACGCCAAGCCGGGCATCGCCAACCGGCTCGGCAGCTGGGTCACCGACTACGTCGGCGTCGCGTTCGCCTCCACCCGGCTGCGCCATCGCCGCCTCGTCGGCATGCCGTTGCGTCGCGAGGTCGAGACCCTGGACCGTCACGCCGAGCGCGCCGCCGCGATCCGATACTTCAAGTTGGATGAAACGAAGCCCACGCTTCTCGTGACGGGCGGCTCGAGCGGCGCCCGCAGCGTCAACGCCACCGTGTCCAACGCCATCGCCCTCATCCTCGGGGCCGGTTGGCAGGTCGTGCACATCGCGGGTGCGAAGTCCGAGGTCGTCGACCCCGGGCTCGCCGGGTACCGGCTGCTGAAGTACTGCGACCGCATGGAGCTCGCGATGGCCGTCGCCGACCTCGCCGTCTCGCGTGCCGGTTCGGCGACCGTCAGCGAATTCTCGGCCGTCGGCGTTCCCGCGGTCTACGTTCCGTACCCGGTGGGCAACGGCGAGCAGCGGTTCAACGCGGCCGACGCGGTCGCCGCCGGGGGAGCACTGCTCGTCTCCGACGCCGACTTCACCCCCGACTGGGTGCTCTCGATGCTCGTGCCGCTGTTGCTCGACCGCGCGCTCATCGCCGAGATGGCTGCAAGCGTCACGAGCGTCGGTATGCTCGACGGCGCCGACCGCATGGTCGACCTCATCGATGTGGCCCTGACCGACACGGCCCTGACCGAGCCCACAGCAGAGAAGTAA